The Apium graveolens cultivar Ventura chromosome 6, ASM990537v1, whole genome shotgun sequence genome contains a region encoding:
- the LOC141663685 gene encoding transcription factor MYB41-like, protein MGRSPCCNKNGLKKGPWTPEEDQKLVDYIQKNGYGNWRTLPKNAGLERCGKSCRLRWTNYLRPDIKRGRFTLEEEEAIIQLHRVLGNKWSTIASRLPGRTDNEIKNYWNTHIRKKLLRMGIDPVTHNPRLDLLDLSSILSPSLCNSSQMNISRLLGVQTLLNPELLRLATFLFSSSQRHENPNFLLQKVQENNYSCTPDQLVPNNQLMPQMMQPSQGQEFQTYVPYSNNAQLIEPQFTELQNDWGKCNELANGNYADLQNYSYYGSDQSFVPNIPSETSDFQSNCSNNLVSLTNISTSISSPTHINSTSTAAEDERENYGISSMLKFEIPDSFDFDCFM, encoded by the exons ATGGGAAGATCACCTTGTTGTAATAAAAATGGACTGAAAAAAGGACCTTGGACCCCAGAAGAGGATCAAAAACTTGTTGATTACATTCAGAAAAATGGCTATGGCAACTGGAGAACACTTCCAAAGAATGCTG GGCTTGAAAGGTGTGGAAAGAGTTGTCGGCTTCGTTGGACCAACTATTTGAGGCCTGATATCAAAAGGGGTCGATTTACtttggaagaagaagaagccatAATTCAGCTACACCGAGTTTTGGGGAACAA GTGGTCGACTATTGCATCGCGCTTGCCTGGACGAACTGATAATGAAATCAAGAACTACTGGAACACACACATTAGAAAAAAGCTTCTCCGAATGGGAATTGATCCGGTGACTCACAATCCTCGTcttgatcttcttgatctttCTTCTATTTTGAGTCCATCTCTTTGCAATTCATCTCAAATGAACATTTCAAGATTGTTAGGGGTCCAAACCCTACTTAACCCTGAGCTGTTACGCCTAGCGACTTTTCTTTTTTCTTCGTCCCAACGCCATGAAAATCCAAACTTTCTTCTACAAAAAGTTCAAGAAAACAACTATTCTTGCACTCCCGATCAGCTAGTCCCAAATAATCAACTAATGCCTCAAATGATGCAACCGAGCCAAGGTCAAGAATTTCAAACTTACGTCCCATATTCTAATAATGCACAACTTATCGAACCTCAATTCACCGAATTACAAAATGACTGGGGGAAATGCAATGAATTGGCTAATGGAAACTATGCAGACTTACAAAATTACAGCTATTACGGGTCAGATCAGTCGTTCGTCCCCAACATACCCTCCGAGACATCCGACTTTCAGTCCAACTGCAGTAACAATTTGGTCAGCTTGACAAATATTTCGACATCGATATCAAGTCCAACACACATCAACAGCACAAGTACTGCAGCTGAAGATGAGAGGGAAAACTATGGTATTAGCAGCATGTTGAAGTTTGAAATCCCAGATAGTTTTGATTTCGATTGTTTCATGTAA
- the LOC141664937 gene encoding uncharacterized protein LOC141664937, with protein sequence MQEEIAQMRTLMRNQAGFETVSESPLSLVLEKARIDRTLKTPALDHFDGSSDPLAFLNTFDGRMDFFGHSEIARCQFFSTCLQGTALRWYRNLPPRSIDSWTTLKSKFQARFSSNYKGIKVTASLMTMHQRSGEGLRSFLTRFREEIAEIPDLIEQMAVNFLTAGIDKSRHGHLLEEIFEKRPKTLPAAFQIIEHRMMLQEAVSCIQSPRRSSKYERRQSYSPQSSARERRRERRRSPPPRTSDLPPRDRRERDWQPHNRSEKEFTKLNTEKMTILAVLKTEPDYRPPRPMKPGRPPSSKYCEYHEDTGHTTEQCFQMSNLIEGKIRRGQLVHYVQHDDEPRRHHRGEDDRVIDVIFGGIAFGGLFHNSHNIYAREVFNVNPSTAKRPRANPSPVISFSDDDYRPGLIEGHQDALVIITRVGNNTVKKMLVDNGSSVDVLYHHAFSRMDIGDRRLENSRTPLYGFTGNEVHVVGTIDMPVLFGSPPCQIWKMVKFHVISASSSFNAILGRTTITALRAITSISHLKMKFPTDFGVGEMNGDQVTARQCYLTTVSPRKKIDEEFDVNQVLDIDPRDLVEPPTSNSCSPAEETEEIEVIEGNPEKTTRLGKNLPDQLKKDITCLIREFSDIFAWNPKDMPGIPEVVARHSLHISKNIKPVRQKHRTFSAEKRAAIDLEINRLLEAGFIEPVQFPTWISNVVLVKKSNGKWRMCVDYSDVNRACPKDFYPLPNIDQLIDATAGNELLSFMDAFLGYNQIKMDSQDWQQTAFITHRGVFGYRVIPFGLINAGATFQQMMDKIFGTQIGRNMLIYVDDMITKSKVAYNHVIDLREMFENARKNNMRLYPAKCSFGLTAGKFLGFLVTQRGIEADPSQTRVILEMENPKSVKDLQKLTGCIAALRRFIPQSSKRCLPFFSAIKAASKSSHFEWNEECEKNFSELMVFLTNLPILTRPLPNEPLKVYLSASDETVAAVLIQVNEGKEIPVYYIRHSLRDAEVRYPQVEKLVYALVVASRKLRHYFQGREMHVLTNQPLKRILHKPDMTGTLAAWTIELSQFYIEYKPRTAIKAQVLSDFVAECQFQAKAQSFDENHLRPWLLFIDGSSMADSAGAGIILISPGGLKIQQALKFEFLATNNVAEYEALIAGLKLAMDLEAENIDIFRDSQLVSKQISREFKAHSEKMAQYLEKTQELLKKFSSWKLSNVDREENQWADHLAKLASSSLPINPNPVYIDVLVTPAIDELSINQIQNNSDWGKPFLEYIIDNKLPSEKREARSLMFKARNYCVIGLSLYRRALSEPLLRCLTLEEAHLAMIEVHTGICGDHLGGKNLALKIIRQDLYWPTFRKDCEEYVRKCQACSYMGTWITDPRPISILFSHRALSSNGASIS encoded by the coding sequence ATGCAGGAGGAAATCGCCCAGATGCGTACCTTGATGAGAAATCAGGCAGGGTTTGAAACCGTTTCCGAGAGCCCCCTATCATTAGTGCTTGAGAAGGCGCGCATCGACAGGACGTTGAAAACGCCTGCTCTCGATCATTTCGACGGATCCTCGGACCCGTTAGCATTTCTAAACACATTTGATGGTCGCATGGATTTCTTCGGCCACTCGGAGATCGCTAGGTGTCAGTTCTTCTCCACTTGCCTTCAAGGCACGGCTCTCCGATGGTACCGTAACTTGCCACCTCGGTCAATCGACTCGTGGACAACTCTGAAAAGCAAGTTTCAAGCCCGATTTTCCAGCAActacaaaggaatcaaagttacAGCATCCTTGATGACAATGCACCAACGCTCCGGCGAAGGTCTCAGGAGTTTCCTAACCCGGTTCAGAGAAGAGATAGCAGAAATTCCAGACTTAATAGAACAGATGGCTGTCAATTTCCTGACAGCGGGCATCGATAAGTCTAGGCATGGCCATCTTTTAGAAGAGATCTTTGAAAAAAGGCCGAAAACCCTACCGGCCGCGTTCCAGATTATAGAACACCGCATGATGCTTCAAGAAGCGGTAAGCTGTATACAATCTCCACGGAGATCGTCAAAATATGAACGACGCCAAAGCTACAGTCCACAATCCTCTGCGAGGGAAAGGCGCCGAGAGCGCCGTAGGTCCCCCCCGCCACGCACATCGGACCTTCCTCCGAGGGATAGAAGAGAAAGAGATTGGCAGCCCCACAATCGATCTGAAAAAGAGTTCACTAAACTCAACACCGAAAAAATGACAATTTTGGCGGTGTTAAAAACAGAACCGGATTATCGCCCTCCAAGACCCATGAAACCAGGAAGACCCCCAAGCTCCAAATATTGTGAATATCATGAAGATACTGGCCATACAACAGAGCAATGTTTTCAGATGAGCAATCTCATCGAAGGAAAAATTCGTCGAGGACAACTAGTCCACTATGTGCAGCACGATGATGAACCCAGACGTCACCATCGAGGCGAGGACGATCGTGTAATCGACGTTATTTTTGGTGGTATAGCCTTCGGGGGCCTCTTCCACAACTCTCACAATATTTATGCTCGAGAAGTCTTTAATGTCAATCCCTCGACAGCTAAACGCCCTCGAGCGAATCCCTCCCCAGTCATCTCTTTCTCTGATGATGATTATCGTCCCGGTCTCATCGAAGGCCATCAAGATGCTCTCGTCATCATAACACGTGTGGGAAACAACACGGTTAAGAAAATGTTGGTCGATAATGGTAGCTCCGTCGACGTGTTATATCATCATGCTTTTTCCCGAATGGACATAGGAGATCGAAGACTCGAGAACTCCCGAACCCCGTTATACGGGTTTACAGGCAATGAGGTTCATGTGGTAGGAACCATCGACATGCCAGTACTTTTCGGTTCCCCACCCTGTCAGATTTGGAAAATGGTCAAATTCCATGTGATTAGTGCTTCCTCAAGCTTCAACGCTATTTTGGGACGAACAACGATCACCGCACTCCGAGCTATAACATCTATCTCCCACTTAAAAATGAAATTTCCCACGGATTTCGGCGTGGGAGAAATGAATGGTGATCAAGTAACAGCAAGACAATGCTACCTAACCACTGTATCTCCAAGAAAAAAAATTGACGAAGAATTTGATGTTAATCAAGTGCTTGACATCGACCCCAGGGACCTTGTGGAACCACCCACTAGCAATTCTTGCTCTCCCGCCGAAGAAACTGAAGAAATAGAAGTAATCGAAGGAAATCCTGAGAAAACCACAAGGCTCGGCAAGAATCTCCCTGATCAATTAAAGAAAGATATCACGTGCCTTATCCGTGAGTTTTCTGATATTTTCGCCTGGAATCCAAAAGATATGCCCGGGATTCCCGAGGTTGTCGCTCGACACTCTTTGCACATTAGTAAAAACATCAAGCCGGTGAGGCAAAAACATCGTACATTCTCTGCTGAAAAAAGGGCAGCCATCGACCTGGAGATCAATAGATTGCTCGAGGCCGGTTTCATCGAACCGGTACAATTCCCCACTTGGATCTCGAATGTGGTCCTAGTCAAGAAAAGTAACGGGAAGTGGAGAATGTGCGTCGATTACTCAGATGTTAATAGGGCATGCCCCAAAGACTTTTATCCACTCCCGAACATCGATCAACTTATTGATGCAACAGCGGGAAACGAACTTCTCTCTTTCATGGATGCCTTTTTGGGGTACAATCAGATTAAAATGGACTCGCAAGACTGGCAGCAAACCGCATTCATCACACACCGGGGAGTCTTCGGATATCGAGTGATACCTTTTGGTTTAATCAACGCTGGAGCTACTTTTCAACAAATGATGGATAAAATATTCGGCACACAAATTGGGAGAAACATGCTGATATATGTCGACGATATGATCACGAAGTCGAAGGTTGCCTATAACCATGTCATAGACCTCCGCGAAATGTTTGAAAACGCGAGAAAAAACAACATGCGCTTATACCCAGCTAAATGCTCGTTCGGTCTTACTGCCGGAAAATTCCTCGGGTTTCTGGTTACACAAAGAGGTATCGAGGCAGATCCATCCCAAACAAGAGTGATCTTAGAAATGGAAAATCCAAAATCAGTAAAAGATTTGCAAAAGTTAACCGGTTGCATAGCTGCACTTCGGAGGTTTATCCCCCAATCGTCAAAAAGATGCCTCCCTTTTTTCTCAGCAATAAAGGCAGCTTCCAAATCATCACACTTTGAGTGGAACGAGGAGTGCGAGAAAAATTTCTCCGAGCTAATGGTATTCCTTACAAATCTTCCCATCCTCACTCGGCCCTTGCCAAATGAGCCTCTGAAAGTATATCTCTCTGCATCCGATGAAACGGTCGCGGCCGTACTGATTCAAGTCAATGAAGGAAAAGAAATCCCAGTGTATTACATTAGACACTCTCTTCGAGATGCCGAAGTCAGATACCCGCAAGTAGAAAAATTGGTCTATGCCTTAGTTGTCGCAAGCAGAAAGCTTAGACATTATTTCCAGGGAAGGGAGATGCATGTGCTTACAAATCAACCCCTGAAGAGGATTCTACACAAACCCGACATGACGGGTACACTTGCCGCATGGACGATAGAGTTAAGTCAGTTCTATATTGAGTATAAGCCTCGAACGGCGATAAAGGCCCAGGTTCTTTCAGACTTTGTTGCTGAGTGTCAGTTTCAGGCCAAAGCCCAAAGTTTCGACGAAAATCACTTAAGACCATGGTTGCTATTTATCGACGGATCCTCGATGGCTGACTCCGCAGGAGCAGGAATTATTTTAATAAGTCCGGGGGGACTCAAAATCCAGCAAGCTCTAAAGTTTGAATTTCTGGCAACAAACAATGTCGCCGAGTACGAGGCACTCATCGCAGGCTTAAAACTGGCTATGGATCTTGAAGCTGAAAATATTGACATATTTAGAGATTCTCAGTTAGTCTCCAAGCAAATAAGCAGGGAATTCAAGGCACATAGTGAGAAAATGGCTCAATACCTGGAAAAAACACAAGAACTACTCAAGAAATTCTCCTCATGGAAACTTTCCAATGTCGACAGAGAAGAGAACCAATGGGCTGATCATTTGGCCAAGTTAGCCTCCTCGAGTCTtccaatcaatcccaatccagTGTACATCGATGTCCTAGTTACTCCCGCCATCGATGAGCTTTCTATCAACCAAATCCAGAATAACTCTGACTGGGGAAAACCGTTTCTCGAGTACATTATCGACAACAAACTCCCGAGCGAGAAACGCGAAGCGCGCTCACTTATGTTCAAGGCAAGAAATTACTGCGTAATTGGTTTATCGCTGTACCGGCGCGCCCTATCTGAACCATTACTCCGATGTCTGACGTTAGAAGAAGCCCATCTAGCGATGATTGAGGTTCACACAGGAATTTGTGGAGACCATCTCGGAGGAAAGAACTTGGCCCTCAAAATAATCAGGCAAGATTTATATTGGCCCACATTTCGGAAAGACTGCGAAGAATATGTCAGAAAATGCCAAGCATGCAGCTACATGGGAACGTGGATCACCGACCCACGACCAATCTCAATTCTGTTCTCGCACCGTGCCCTTTCTTCCAATGGGGCATCGATATCGTAG